The proteins below come from a single Nitrospiraceae bacterium genomic window:
- a CDS encoding SprT-like domain-containing protein codes for MKSSAGIICHRVVPLEKVQAMWQSLAHHFFENRLPRITIEWSTRLTASAGLFVSQVGPRSWWASREYRHGAARVIRLSAPLLRDQPEEELRRTLAHEMIHQWQFDIRKHRPSHGVEFRKMMHRMNAAGLGVTVRHQLNVAVQRHHRYAWQCLQCGMAYHRQRRTIIPGRHICSRCRGKLVEVEVHQTQKSHEEGMDEGGANLGRHQAEDESTVQMLCVDGMKEAEALSTKGVFTPDDFREKFISEFGGPAMAPPTND; via the coding sequence GTGAAATCTTCCGCCGGTATCATCTGTCACAGGGTTGTTCCTTTGGAAAAGGTGCAAGCCATGTGGCAGAGTCTTGCCCACCACTTTTTTGAGAACCGGTTACCTCGGATTACCATTGAGTGGAGCACACGATTAACCGCATCGGCCGGGCTGTTTGTGAGTCAGGTTGGCCCAAGAAGCTGGTGGGCCTCACGTGAATATCGGCATGGTGCGGCTCGAGTGATTCGGCTGTCCGCCCCCTTGCTTCGCGATCAACCCGAAGAAGAGCTTCGACGAACGTTGGCGCATGAAATGATTCATCAATGGCAGTTTGATATTCGGAAGCATCGCCCGTCCCATGGGGTAGAGTTTCGAAAGATGATGCACCGGATGAATGCGGCGGGACTCGGGGTGACCGTCCGCCATCAGTTGAATGTGGCGGTTCAAAGACATCATCGCTATGCCTGGCAGTGCCTGCAATGCGGCATGGCCTATCATCGGCAACGACGAACGATTATTCCGGGCCGACATATTTGTAGCCGATGTCGAGGAAAACTTGTCGAAGTTGAGGTACATCAAACTCAAAAAAGCCATGAGGAAGGGATGGACGAGGGAGGCGCGAATCTCGGAAGACATCAGGCAGAGGATGAATCGACAGTGCAGATGTTGTGTGTGGATGGAATGAAGGAGGCCGAAGCCTTATCGACGAAAGGCGTCTTTACCCCGGATGACTTCCGCGAGAAGTTTATCAGCGAGTTTGGCGGCCCGGCGATGGCGCCACCAACGAACGATTAG
- a CDS encoding sodium:calcium antiporter, producing the protein MDILILFASLVVILLGAEAFTNSLEHFGERLGISEGVTGSVFAAVGTALPETMVPIFAILLSSGSETLRHEVGVGAILGAPLMLATLAFFLMGFFAARKRGWHGSLNPEPIGFARDLLWFNWAFCLGVIAVFVPQGWSWVRPAIAGTLVILYVVYLYQTIRSSDNLVDDGHGTEADHPLYMTKVGLPDTLIVILFQVGCGLGLIVLGAKGFVYGIEHLAPKWGVSALVLSLLIIPIATELPEKVNSIIWIRRDRDTLAVGNISGAMVFQGSLLPALGIMLTAWVPQHEILMGMAMTLVAASYLTWVVRRGVLKPIHLVMNGLCYVVFVVSVLFW; encoded by the coding sequence ATGGACATCCTGATTCTCTTCGCATCATTGGTCGTCATTTTGTTGGGGGCGGAGGCGTTCACAAACAGTTTAGAACATTTTGGAGAGCGTCTCGGGATTTCGGAAGGCGTGACGGGTTCGGTATTTGCGGCGGTGGGAACGGCATTACCGGAAACGATGGTCCCAATCTTTGCCATCTTGTTGTCATCGGGTTCTGAAACCTTGCGGCACGAAGTGGGGGTTGGGGCAATCCTCGGGGCGCCTCTGATGTTGGCCACATTAGCCTTTTTTCTGATGGGGTTCTTTGCCGCCCGGAAAAGAGGATGGCATGGCAGCTTGAATCCTGAGCCAATCGGTTTCGCCCGTGATCTTCTCTGGTTTAATTGGGCGTTTTGTCTGGGAGTGATTGCGGTGTTTGTTCCCCAGGGTTGGAGTTGGGTGCGGCCTGCCATTGCCGGCACGCTGGTGATCCTGTATGTGGTGTATTTGTATCAAACCATTCGATCATCAGACAATTTAGTGGATGATGGACATGGGACCGAGGCGGATCATCCGCTGTATATGACCAAAGTGGGGCTTCCCGATACTTTAATAGTGATCTTGTTCCAAGTGGGATGTGGCCTGGGCCTCATTGTGTTGGGGGCGAAAGGGTTTGTGTATGGGATTGAACATCTTGCCCCCAAGTGGGGCGTTTCGGCCTTAGTCCTGTCTCTCCTCATTATTCCAATTGCGACTGAATTGCCGGAAAAAGTAAACAGCATTATTTGGATCCGGCGCGATCGGGATACCCTGGCTGTCGGGAATATTTCCGGGGCCATGGTCTTTCAGGGGAGTTTATTGCCGGCCTTGGGAATCATGCTGACAGCCTGGGTGCCGCAACATGAAATTCTCATGGGAATGGCGATGACGCTGGTGGCGGCCAGCTATTTGACCTGGGTGGTACGGCGGGGCGTGTTGAAGCCCATTCACCTGGTTATGAACGGTCTGTGTTATGTGGTATTTGTGGTTTCGGTACTTTTCTGGTAA
- the tadA gene encoding tRNA adenosine(34) deaminase TadA: MTIEVLDPTTDNQFMRLALDLAHQAFRAEEVPVGAVLVQNKQILATGFNQRESTQDPTAHAELMAIRSASMALGSWRLTDTTLYVTLEPCAMCAGAIIQARIARVVFGTWDPKAGACGSICNLTAETRFNHRVRVDSDILADDCRAILQNFFQQLRSNQPVPTA, encoded by the coding sequence ATGACCATCGAGGTATTAGATCCAACCACGGATAACCAATTCATGCGCCTAGCCCTGGACTTGGCGCATCAGGCCTTTCGTGCGGAAGAAGTCCCGGTTGGGGCGGTGCTGGTCCAGAATAAGCAAATCCTTGCGACGGGCTTCAATCAACGGGAGAGCACACAAGATCCGACCGCACATGCCGAACTCATGGCCATTCGATCCGCTTCGATGGCACTGGGGTCCTGGCGTCTAACAGACACCACCCTCTATGTGACATTGGAACCCTGTGCCATGTGTGCAGGAGCCATCATTCAGGCTAGAATTGCCCGAGTCGTGTTTGGCACATGGGATCCAAAGGCCGGCGCCTGTGGGTCAATCTGCAATCTCACGGCAGAGACCAGGTTTAATCACCGGGTGAGAGTCGACTCAGATATCCTGGCAGATGATTGTCGAGCGATCTTGCAGAATTTTTTTCAGCAACTACGGAGTAACCAACCAGTTCCTACCGCATAA